In one Plasmodium vivax chromosome 4, whole genome shotgun sequence genomic region, the following are encoded:
- a CDS encoding serine/threonine protein kinase, putative (encoded by transcript PVX_002865A), protein MREILRRHDKVTPLEKKEKGGQCFVNDYRVVRTVKEDKLSKVILCERGGNLYAIKKYQKRALLKQREFHKSSHCTQVVVRSKYDDLKNELEILADIKNDYCLTCDEIIANDDEIYLVNSYMENEGILQYDGIFFVLRKEEPWFVPLPVVKCVAKSILKSFVYIHTEKNICHRDVKPSNIFWSRGGAVKLGDFGESQYMANGMIRGTKVRQASELGTYEFMPPEFFSSGKSHSGEKADIWSLGISLYALFYRVLPFAQKESLLQLFRDIGRSHVQYPLDRNYFLNEYTKKQVPSCGPSLLSADVDFLKSLLRRDPGERPTSGAALKHEWLKDVDYACLEQYAEEVYNNRAKL, encoded by the exons ATGCGGGAGATTCTGAGGCGGCACGATAAAGTCACTCCGCTGGAGAAGAAAGAGAAGGGCGGCCAGTGCTTCGTGAACGATTACCGCGTTGTGCGCACGGTCAAGGAAG ACAAACTCAGCAAGGTAATTTTATGCgagcgggggggaaacctTTACGCGATAAAAAAGTACCAAAAAAGGGCGCTACTGAAACAGAGGGAGTTTCACAAGAGCAGCCACTGCACCCAAGTGGTGGTGCGTTCCAAATACGACGAtttaaaaaacgaattagAAATTCTGGCAgacattaaaaatgattactGCCTGACCTGCGACGAAATCATAGCAAATGATGACGAAATTTATCTTGTGAATAGTTACATGGAGAATGAGGGGATACTCCAGTAcgatggcattttttttgttctacgGAAGGAGGAGCCATGGTTTGTTCCCCTCCCTGTTGTTAAGTGTGTAGCTAAGAGTATCTTAAAATCGTTCGTGTACATCCACACGGAGAAGAACATATGCCATCGGGATGTGAAGCCGTCGAACATTTTTTGGAGCCGGGGCGGCGCCGTCAAGTTGGGCGACTTTGGCGAGTCCCAGTACATGGCCAACGGGATGATACGCGGCACCAAGGTGAGGCAAGCCAGCGAACTA GGCACCTACGAATTCATGCCGCCCGAGTTCTTCTCCAGCGGGAAGAGCCACTCCGGAGAGAAGGCAGACATATGGAGCCTGGGCATCTCCCTCTACGCCCTGTTCTACCGCGTTCTCCCGTTCGCCCAGAAGGAGTCCCTGCTTCAGCTATTCCGAGACATAGGCAGGAGCCACGTGCAGTATCCCCTCGacagaaattattttttaaatgagtACACGAAAAAACAGGTGCCTTCCTGTGGCCCCAGTTTGTTAAGCGCGGACGTCGATTTTTTGAAGAGTCTTTTGAGGAGGGATCCGGGGGAGAGACCCACGTCGGGAGCGGCGCTC AAACACGAATGGCTAAAGGACGTGGACTACGCCTGTCTGGAGCAATACGCAGAGGAAGTCTATAACAACAGGGCGAAGTTATAG
- a CDS encoding hypothetical protein, conserved (encoded by transcript PVX_002860A), with protein sequence MKDDIKSSLEAEREKEQGNAFFSQGDYELAIFHYTRSINYRPKCSILYTNRSLAYFKIGSFQESLEDALKAKELDRDNLKSYYRICEAYSALKDEENYRKYERLYREKRSSQGAQTKRGEETTARKGTDGDFPTSGSPLGKGTTQGMTQQRSIKQSDELMHLGETDHTNRFVFMNQPEINDGMSNFAFEKKSYRNNFLIEEVYDFDVNRRGKGPTNGAPHGGAYGGAPKRKEGNTSHSAARADGDSQKKPPVSQADLLDDVELFLNNLADICMHPLPFISVPIERETKKGKAGSYHNANVKTLKGKADELFAERKFEAALELYNEVIREHDSERGIYYCTALSNRSACHVEMKKIRSALCDVSNTLSILFSFFQAHREDIKRASSAASPSSGAHEEAAAFLPTDLELYKDPKGIYSQAHKLVIKLLFRYVKHSHQYRKNGWTPSDA encoded by the exons ATGAAAGACGACATCAAGAGTTCGTTGGAGGCCgagagggagaaggagcAGGGGAACGCCTTCTTTTCCCAGGGGGACTATGAG CTGGCCATATTCCACTACACCAGGAGCATCAACTACCGGCCCAAGTGCTCCATCCTGTACACGAATCGGTCCTTGGCCTATTTCAA GATCGGGTCCTTCCAGGAGAGCCTCGAAGACGCCCTCAAGGCCAAGGAGCTAGACAGAGACAACCTCAAAAGCTACTACCGCATTTGCGAAGCGTACAGTGCGCTCAAGGACGAGGAGAACTACAGGAAGTATGAGCGACTGTacagggagaagcggagcAGCCAAGGGGCACAAACGAAGAGAGGCGAGGAGACGACTGCTAGGAAAGGAACAGATGGTGACTTCCCCACGAGTGGGAGTCCACTCGGGAAGGGAACCACCCAAGGAATGACCCAGCAGAGGAGCATCAAACAGAGCGACGAGCTGATGCACCTGGGCGAAACGGACCACACGAACAGATTCGTCTTCATGAATCAACCAGAGATAAACGACGGAATGTCCAATTTcgcttttgaaaaaaaaagttacagaAATAATTTCCTCATAGAGGAAGTGTACGACTTTGACGTGAacaggagggggaagggaCCGACCAATGGAGCCCCGCATGGCGGCGCGTATGGCGGAGCgccgaaaaggaaagaaggcaACACTTCTCACAGCGCTGCTCGTGCCGATGGGGACTCCCAGAAGAAACCCCCAGTGAGCCAAGCCGATCTACTGGACGATGTGGAACTGTTTCTAAACAACTTGGCAGACATATGCATGCACCCCCTCCCTTTCATTTCTGTTCCCATTGAaagggaaacgaaaaaaggaaaagctggCAGTTACCATAATGCCAATGTGAAGACTTTGAAAGGGAAAGCAGACGAGCTTTTCGCGGAGAGGAAATTCGAAGCTGCCCTGGAACTGTACAACGAGGTTATTCGCGAGCACGACAG CGAACGCGGAATATACTACTGCACAGCGCTGAGCAACAGAAGCGCCTGCCACgtcgaaatgaagaagatcCGGAGCGCCCTCTGCGATGTGAGCAACACGCTGAGTAtcctcttttcatttttccaagCACATAGAGAGGATATAAAGCGCGCCAGCAGTGCAGCATCCCCCTCCTCCGGTGCACACGAAGAGGCGGCAGCATTTCTTCCAACAGATTTGGAGCTTTATAAAGACCCCAAGGGAATCTACTCCCAGGCGCATAAATTGGTAATAAAGCTACTCTTCAGATATGTGAAACATTCACACCagtatagaaaaaatgg GTGGACACCCTCAGACGCATGA